In Streptomyces sclerotialus, one genomic interval encodes:
- a CDS encoding lysine N(6)-hydroxylase/L-ornithine N(5)-oxygenase family protein, whose translation MSTVSQGAPARHRLLGIGFGPSHLAMSALHASGQWSGDGAGLHFLEARPSFAWHPDMLLPGARMQVSFLKDLVTPRLPTSPYSFTNYLVAHGRLEQFLNLSTMNPTRAEFVDYFRWVARQLSGYVGYASRVTAIRPVPGPDGGVTHLEVDYQDDAGRTHALAADHVSVAPGGTPVVPAGVAPEALGTGTVFHSSAFLTGLRRFERRGTALPYRFLVVGAGQSAAEVFRHLAGQFPEAAVTLAHRGFALMPADSSALANEIFNPESVDLFHGADADRRRRIMADLKTTNYAAVDEEDITGVAELLYEQQVHGGRRLALRRFTELAGCHADGEQAVTSLRDLLTGECRTERYDAVVLATGYDFREARGLLTELEPYVRRDADGQLCVGRDYAVTTAEGFAPKVFLHGAAEHTHGLTSTLLSLVARRAGDILDTVFGPAADDPAAPPTLLQGAPA comes from the coding sequence ATGAGCACCGTCTCCCAAGGTGCCCCGGCACGCCACCGGCTCCTGGGCATCGGATTCGGCCCCTCGCACCTGGCGATGAGCGCCCTGCACGCCTCCGGCCAGTGGTCCGGCGACGGCGCGGGGCTGCACTTCCTGGAGGCGCGGCCGTCGTTCGCCTGGCACCCGGACATGCTGCTGCCCGGCGCCCGCATGCAGGTCTCCTTCCTCAAGGACCTGGTCACCCCGCGCCTGCCCACCAGCCCGTACAGCTTCACCAACTACCTGGTGGCGCACGGCCGCCTGGAGCAGTTCCTCAACCTGAGCACGATGAACCCGACCCGCGCCGAGTTCGTCGACTACTTCCGGTGGGTCGCACGGCAGCTGTCCGGCTATGTCGGCTACGCGAGCCGGGTGACGGCCATCCGCCCGGTGCCCGGGCCCGACGGCGGCGTGACGCACCTGGAGGTCGACTACCAGGACGACGCGGGCCGGACGCACGCCCTGGCCGCCGACCACGTCTCGGTCGCGCCGGGTGGCACGCCCGTCGTACCGGCCGGCGTCGCCCCGGAGGCGCTGGGCACGGGAACGGTGTTCCATAGCAGCGCCTTCCTCACCGGCCTGCGCCGCTTCGAGCGGCGCGGCACCGCACTGCCGTACCGCTTCCTGGTGGTGGGTGCGGGCCAGAGCGCCGCCGAGGTCTTCCGCCACCTGGCCGGGCAGTTCCCGGAAGCGGCGGTGACGCTGGCCCACCGGGGCTTCGCCCTGATGCCGGCCGACAGCAGCGCCCTGGCCAACGAGATCTTCAACCCCGAGTCGGTGGACCTCTTCCACGGTGCCGACGCGGACCGCCGCAGACGCATCATGGCCGACCTGAAGACCACCAACTACGCGGCGGTAGACGAGGAGGACATCACCGGCGTCGCCGAACTCCTCTACGAACAGCAGGTGCACGGCGGCCGGAGGCTGGCGCTGCGCCGCTTCACCGAACTGGCCGGCTGCCACGCGGACGGCGAACAGGCCGTGACGTCCCTGCGCGACCTGCTGACCGGCGAGTGCCGCACCGAGCGCTACGACGCGGTCGTGCTGGCCACCGGCTACGACTTCCGTGAGGCCCGCGGCCTGCTCACGGAGCTGGAACCGTACGTACGCCGGGACGCGGACGGGCAGTTGTGCGTCGGGCGCGACTACGCCGTCACCACCGCCGAGGGCTTCGCGCCCAAGGTGTTCCTGCACGGCGCCGCCGAGCACACCCACGGCCTGACCAGCACGTTGCTCTCCCTGGTGGCCCGCCGTGCGGGCGACATCCTCGACACCGTCTTCGGCCCGGCGGCGGACGATCCCGCCGCTCCGCCCACTCTTCTGCAAGGAGCCCCCGCATGA
- a CDS encoding cupin domain-containing protein produces the protein MSDRRTIEDIVVFGESKGEVRHVRKGPDRWISGELAITNTLQFASHDGAFTSGIWESTPGKFRAVYEEDEFYHMLHGCVVIADEEGNSRTFRPGDTIVVPAGFTGTWEVLEPTKKFYAHYRPPAPAAVDADCTEHGGGAR, from the coding sequence ATGAGCGACCGCAGGACGATCGAGGACATCGTGGTCTTCGGCGAGTCGAAGGGCGAGGTCCGGCACGTCCGGAAGGGCCCCGACCGCTGGATATCGGGTGAGCTCGCCATTACCAACACGCTGCAGTTCGCCAGCCACGACGGCGCGTTCACCTCGGGCATCTGGGAGAGCACCCCGGGGAAGTTCCGGGCCGTGTACGAGGAGGACGAGTTCTACCACATGCTGCACGGCTGCGTGGTGATCGCCGACGAGGAGGGCAACTCACGCACCTTCCGCCCCGGCGACACCATCGTCGTGCCCGCAGGGTTCACCGGCACCTGGGAGGTGCTGGAGCCGACCAAGAAGTTCTACGCCCACTACCGGCCCCCGGCCCCGGCCGCCGTGGACGCGGACTGTACCGAGCACGGCGGTGGGGCCCGATGA